One Phaseolus vulgaris cultivar G19833 chromosome 2, P. vulgaris v2.0, whole genome shotgun sequence DNA window includes the following coding sequences:
- the LOC137810913 gene encoding uncharacterized protein, whose amino-acid sequence MIGGLVKKVMGGCASKPNRKSNNVHKREKKHFRKRRGNASTSPAAMPMKRPSHVGGRVGDFPLPDCVPLDFEKGAPATCRKSDVSNKKFHHSHSTKQSKGKSHDDAWFDSVSIVESESDDDFFSVHGERFPFVSNALGSVPNAQLLQHENASYIVDSGCRYDGFNESCFKVSNDKNADVNHYPSRPQHVQRKQQQAVSMLSVDKKSLDESASERLYRPRAGFQILNTTEEKPCPGSWSVVSPSVFSLRGGNFFRDKQKCPASDFSPYVPIGVDLFACPRKINHIARHLELPPFKEHENVPSLLIVNIQLPTYPASMFPGDADGEGMSLVLYFKLSENFDTDTSPHFQESIKRLVDDDMEKVKGFTKESLVPFSERLKILAGVVNPEDLELNSAEKKLIHSYNGKPVLSRPQHSFFKGPNYFEIDLDIHRFSYIPRKALDSLRDRTKNIVLNLGLTIQAQKQEELPEQVLCCLRLNKIDFVNHGQIPSIVAVDDN is encoded by the exons ATGATAGGAGGATTAGTAAAAAAAGTAATGGGAGGCTGTGCCTCGAAGCCAAACAGGAAGAGTAATAATGttcataaaagagaaaaaaaacattttagaaaACGCAGGGGAAATGCTTCCACTTCACCCGCTGCCATGCCAATGAAAAGGCCTAGCCATGTTGGAGGCCGTGTGGGAGACTTTCCCCTTCCTGACTGTGTGCCCCTGGACTTTGAGAAGGGTGCTCCAGCCACTTGCCGGAAATCTGATGTTTCTAACAAGAAATTTCATCACAGCCACAGTACAAAACAATCAAAGG GAAAAAGCCATGATGATGCCTGGTTTGACTCAGTTAGCATTGTAGAGTCTGAGTCGGATGATGATTTCTTTAGTGTACATGGAG AACGTTTTCCCTTTGTTAGTAATGCTTTGGGAAGTGTCCCAAATGCTCAGTTACTCCAGCATGAAAATGCATCATACATTGTAGATTCAGGATGTAGATATGACGGATTCAATGAAAGCTGCTTTAAAGTTAGTAACGATAAGAATGCTGACGTGAACCATTATCCATCACGTCCTCAACATGTACAAAGAAAGCAACAACAAGCAGTTTCTATGCTTTCTGTGGATAAGAAATCCTTGGATGAAA GTGCATCCGAGAGATTGTATCGTCCTAGAGCTGGGTTTCAGATTCTAAATACAACAGAAGAGAAGCCATGCCCTGGTTCCTGGTCCGTGGTTTCACCTTCAGTTTTCAGCCTCCGAGGAGGGAATTTTTTCAG AGATAAGCAGAAGTGTCCTGCTTCAGATTTTAGCCCTTATGTACCAATAGGTGTTGATTTATTTGCCTGTCCCCGGAAGATAAATCACATTGCTAGGCATCTTGAACTTCCACCTTTCAAAGAACATGAGAACGTACCTTCCCTCCTAATTGTTAATATACAG TTGCCAACTTATCCTGCTAGCATGTTCCCTGGTGATGCTGATGGGGAAGGCATGAGCCTtgtattatatttcaaattgtcTGAGAATTTTGATACAGATACTTCTCCACACTTTCAGGAGAGCATCAAG AGATTAGTAGATGATGATATGGAAAAGGTGAAAGGCTTTACAAAGGAAAGCTTGGTTCCTTTCAGTGAAAGGCTAAAAATATTGGCTGGGGTAGTAAATCCAGAGGACCTTGAGCTAAATTCTGCAGAGAAAAAGCTTATACATTCCTACAATGGAAAGCCAGTGCTTTCACGCCCTCAACACAGTTTCTTTAAG GGACCTAACTACTTTGAGATTGACTTGGATATACATCGTTTTAGCTATATACCAAGGAAAGCACTTGATTCACTTCGAGACCGTACAAAAAATATAGTACTTAATTTGGGCTTAACCATCCAG GCACAGAAGCAAGAGGAACTGCCAGAGCAAGTGTTGTGCTGCTTACGGCtgaataaaattgattttgttaaCCATGGTCAAATTCCTAGCATTGTAGCTGTTGATGATAACTAA